The genomic stretch AATAATGAAACATTTCCAGAAGAAAATAGCGCGAAGTTATTTCAGAAGCTTAGTTTTCTTTTAATTATCACCTTGAACACTCCTTACAAAATAGTGCTAATCGGTTCTGGTAATGTGGCCACACAACTGGGAATTTCATTGACTAAAGCAGGACATGATATCCTACAGATTTATAGTAGATCTATTGAGTCTGCAGAACTACTTGCAAACCAAACTCAGTCTGGATACACCGATAATATTGAGGATATAAACCCCAACGGCAATATTTATATTATTTCAATAAAAGATGATGCGATAGAAAAAACTACATCTCTATTAAATCTAAAGGACCAAGTTATTGCGCACACAGCAGGTAGTATATCGAAAGACGTGTTATCCAAAACTTCTTCGAATTATGGCGTATTATACCCTCTTCAAACTTTTAACAAAAGTTTGAATGTTGATTTTAAATCCATTCCTATTTGCGTTGAAGCCAACAATGCGGAAACATTACGAATGCTTAACGCTATAGCTGAAAGCCTTTCAAACCATGTACAAGAAATCAATTTCAATCAGAGAAAGCAATTACATCTCGCCGCTGTATTTGCGTGTAATTTCACGAATCACATGTATGTTATTTCAAACGATTTATTAAATAAAGTAAACCTTCCTTTTGAACTAATTTTACCTTTGATAAAGGAAACCACTGATAAACTTGAAAGTATTTCACCAGAAGATGGCCAAACCGGACCAGCTGCAAGAAATGACCAGAAAGTTTTAGCGAAACATATTGAGGCATTAGAATCCAACGAGAACCTACAAGGAATTTATAAACTACTTTCACAAAGTATTCAGAAGACAAAATAATTATGGCGCAGCAAATTTTCAAACAGCAACTAAATAAAGTAAAAGCCTTTGTTTTTGATGTAGATGGTGTCCTTACCAATAGCGATGTATTGGTTTTAAATAATGGCGAATTTGCCCGAACAATGTCTACAAGAGATGGCTTTGCTTTGATGCTTGCCAAAAAAAAAGGATACCATGTTTGCATAATCACGGCAGGAACATCTAATGCCATTTTGAACAGAATGGAGAATTTGGGTATCAACGATGTTCACATTACTGTTCGTGACAAAGTAGCTGTACTTACAAAATTCATGGAAGACAATGGCTTATCGGCAGACGAGGTTTTATATATGGGAGACGATTTACCTGACTACAAAGCCATTCAAGTTGCCGGAGTTAGAACTTGCCCGCTTGATGCAGTTGACCAAATAAAAGCCTTGTGTCATTACATTTCCGACATAGCAGGTGGTAAAGGATGTGTTAGAGATGTAATTGAGCAAACGATGCGATTACAAAAAAGCTGGCCATTAGACGGTAACTACTAATTCTCTCTATGCTTAGCTTTATAAAGCTTATTCGCTTACCCAATCTTTTAATAATTGCGCTTACCCAATACCTAGTTAGGTATGCAATAATTGATCGTTACATCGGGTATCAGGAAATGAATCTTCAGTTATCCGATTTTAACTTTTTCCTTTTAAGCTTATCTACCGTTATGCTGGCAGCAGCCGGCTATATTATTAATGACTATTTCGATATTAAAATCGATAGAATCAATAGACCCGAATCAATCATAGTTGGAAATACAATAAAGAGACGAGTGGCCATGGGAGCTCATATTGTAATTAACTTCATTGCTATTGCCATTGCTTATTACATATCTGCATATGCAGTTGGCATAAAAGGCCTGGTGATGATTCATATAGTTGTTGCGTCTCTTCTTTGGTTTTACTCTACCAATTTCAAAAAACAATTTCTTGTTGGCAATATTGTGATAGCAATTATATCTGCAGCCGTTCCTTTTATTGTCGGTTTATATGACATTGCCGTTCTAAATGCCATCTATTGGAAAGAAGTATTAAACCATGGAATTTATTTTAATGGCCTTTTTATTCTTATTGCCTGGTATTCATTATTCGCTAGCCTAACTACTTTAATAAGAGAAATTATAAAAGACATTGAAGACTACGATGGCGATATTGCTTTTAAAAGCAAAACTCTTCCTATTGTTTTGGGAATGCAAAAAGCCAAATGGGTTGTTCTTGGCATAACAGGTATCTTATTTATCTGCGTTGGTTACGTTGTATATCTCGAATCTCTACAAGAAAGATTTAAAGCACTCTCTTACTTAATTGTATTAGTAGAAACCCCATTGGTTATTCTTTGTGTAATGCTATTTAGAGCGAATACAAAGAAGCATTATACGAATATTAGCTTTCTCCTAAAAGGAATAATTA from Flavobacteriales bacterium encodes the following:
- a CDS encoding DUF2520 domain-containing protein; translated protein: MLIGSGNVATQLGISLTKAGHDILQIYSRSIESAELLANQTQSGYTDNIEDINPNGNIYIISIKDDAIEKTTSLLNLKDQVIAHTAGSISKDVLSKTSSNYGVLYPLQTFNKSLNVDFKSIPICVEANNAETLRMLNAIAESLSNHVQEINFNQRKQLHLAAVFACNFTNHMYVISNDLLNKVNLPFELILPLIKETTDKLESISPEDGQTGPAARNDQKVLAKHIEALESNENLQGIYKLLSQSIQKTK
- a CDS encoding HAD hydrolase-like protein — its product is MFKQQLNKVKAFVFDVDGVLTNSDVLVLNNGEFARTMSTRDGFALMLAKKKGYHVCIITAGTSNAILNRMENLGINDVHITVRDKVAVLTKFMEDNGLSADEVLYMGDDLPDYKAIQVAGVRTCPLDAVDQIKALCHYISDIAGGKGCVRDVIEQTMRLQKSWPLDGNY
- a CDS encoding geranylgeranylglycerol-phosphate geranylgeranyltransferase, producing the protein MLSFIKLIRLPNLLIIALTQYLVRYAIIDRYIGYQEMNLQLSDFNFFLLSLSTVMLAAAGYIINDYFDIKIDRINRPESIIVGNTIKRRVAMGAHIVINFIAIAIAYYISAYAVGIKGLVMIHIVVASLLWFYSTNFKKQFLVGNIVIAIISAAVPFIVGLYDIAVLNAIYWKEVLNHGIYFNGLFILIAWYSLFASLTTLIREIIKDIEDYDGDIAFKSKTLPIVLGMQKAKWVVLGITGILFICVGYVVYLESLQERFKALSYLIVLVETPLVILCVMLFRANTKKHYTNISFLLKGIIITGIFSMFLI